agtaaaggaagcgttgaaaagaatgagtaatggtaaggcggtggggccagacaacatacctattgaagtgtggaaaactcttggagatagaggtcttgagtggctcaccgaactctttaacgaaattatgaggtcaaaacgcatgccggaggaatggaggagaagcacgttagtgccaatctataagaacaagggggatatacaaaattgtgtaaATTATAGGGGagtcaagctcatgagtcataccatgaaattatgggaaagagtgatcgaacggagattaagaaaggagactcaagttactgagaatcaatttggtttcatgccgggaaggtcgaccatggaagcgatttatttattacggcgggtgatggagcaatatcgcatggcccaacaagacttgcacttgatttttattgacttggagaaagcgtatgatagagtgcctagagagattttgtggaaagttctagagaagaaaggggttagggttgcatatattcgagctatccaagatatgtatgatagggtatcgactagtgttaggacacagggtggagagtcagacgattttcccatcacaattggtttacatcaagggtcaacccttagcccctacctttttaccttaattctggatgtcctcacggaacaaatccaagagatagcgccgagatgcatgttttttgcagatgacatagtcctccttggagagtcgagggaggagttgaatgagaggttggaaacttggagacgagctctagaaacacatggctttcgcctaagcagaagcaaatcggagtatatggaatgtaagttcaacaaaagaaggagggtttctaactcagaggtgaaaataggagaccatattatccctcaagtcacacggtttaaatatcttgggtctgtaatacaggatgatggggaaattgaaggggatgtgaatcatcgcattcaagcaggatggatgaaatggagaaaagcatcgggggtgttatgtgatgcaaaggtaccgatcaagctaaagggaaagttttatcggactgcggtaagaccggcgattttgtacggaacagaatgttgggcggtcaagagccaacatgagaataaagtcggtgtagcggagatgaggatgttgcggtggatgtgtggtaagactcgacaggataaaattagaaatgaagctattagagagagggttggagtagtgcctattgtagagaagatggtggaaaatagacttaggtggtttgggcatgtagagagaagaccggtagactctgtagtgaggagagtagaccagatggagagaagacaaataattcgaggcagaggaagacccaaaaagactataagagaggttataaaaaagaatctcgaaattaatggtttggatagaagtatggtacttgatagaacattatggcggaagttgatccatgtagccgaccccacctagtgggataaggcgttgttgttgttgttgttgtatatgTATATACTAGAAACTATATTTTACAATTGTGagttattcatgttttggttttTGACAAGTTTTATGTTGACTGCTGAGGCCATAACACAACACTTCTCCTTTATCCGTGCTTGGGTTCGGCTATAGACCATAGACGGAGTTAATAGAAATTATACAATATGTACATAAAAGTTTAGAATAGCTGCCATTAGTCTATCAAGTTTTTGtggttggccgctacacaccaCTATATGAGATTTATAACTATGGTTCCTAGGTGAATAAGTATGACATGGGTCTTACAGCAGAGAAGCCAAGTATCATCAAATGCTGCGCAGAGAAGCAAAATattgaatttcttttatttttttctctttatttagcatatttgtgaaaaataacttaatcaAGGGTCTGTCTAGATTTAGTATAGAATATTGATGGACAATTAAGATTAACTGTGATAGTGCATTAATGGTGTATCGATGTAAGAATCTAAAATGGCTACTTGATGAAAGAATCTATGGGACATTAGTTAAAGTTTAGGGATTAATTGGCACAACTTTAGACTTGAGAGTTGAGACAAATGGTCTAGAGTTTAACGAGGCTTAGTGCAATTTTCCCTTCATATAGatagtaaaatttaattcaagagaaattaaaatgttgCATACAAAAGGTATAGGTTTAATTACTTCTATTACTTCTTAAATtgtaattctatttttaattcattcttgtGTAAAAATACCAAATTATTAAACTTACGAAATACTTTTAAGGAGAGATTTGATAAAGGGAAAGAAAATAATCAAGCTATATACCATACTAAACAAGTTGAACTCAAGCTTCATTTAAGCAAGTCATACACAAGCTTTAACTTTGACTCTATTAAACGAATGAGCCAAGCTTGAGTAGTGTGTTAATTTTTCACAAGCCACGCTTGAGCTTTAAGGAAACAACTTGGTTCAACTTGTTTTACACCCTTATTCAACACCCtttgttcaaaaaataaatatatggacCTTACTTTTTGTACTGTTCCCACaccatttttctttgtaaataccAAGGTGCAATATTCCAAAAATAGGGTGTTATATGTAATAGGAATTTACCTTGGGGGATGTCAATAccctattttttcaaaaaaaataatgaattatgtGCTCCACCCCAGACATGGTATCTGGTTGCGGCTTTTGCAAGTAAATAAATGTTGCAATGGTTTTCTATGGAAAGTTTACACAATTAAGAATGCAAAATGTTCTTTCAGTAGTGTTGTTGTGCATGGACCATAGGTTAATAGTATAAATTGTCATGCCTGGAATAAATCCTTAAGCTTTTCTAATGTGTAAACATGAGCACATGTTAAGAAGCTGTAAATATACtacattaaataaatgtttctaattacttaaaaaataacatagaatgactttatgttttttatatattagatgctttatttttcaatagaAGACTTTGTAATTTTGTCTTCTTAAGATGTGCCCTTGGACACACTTTAGAAAAACCATTAATCATTTATCTATTTTGTATGATGGTTAGTAGATGCCTGACTTTTGTGGTAATGTATGTTATGTTATGTCCTTAACTTACTGTTAATGGCAGAAAGTAGAAACACTTGTTGGAtggtttttatttgatttttagggCACCCTTATATGTGTCAGAGAGGCATCTTCACCTGGCAGCATCTTGCCAACTGTTTTCTAAGGATATGTCCATGCTCTTACAAAAACTCATTTCTTTCTtgggaaaataatattatagaaGACAGAACATGTTATCTCccattagttttttatttttaaaagtttttcagATGGACTGATTTTCATTTGATAATAATGATGGAAATTGAGGGCGAgtcctggtgcagcggtaaagttgtgccttggtgacttgttggtcatgggttcgaatccggaaacagcctctttgcatatgcaagggtaaggctgcgtacaatatccctcccccataccttcgcatagcgaagagcctctgggcaatggggtacgaagtttttttttttttaataatgatggAAATTGTATTGACCCTTTTTGAATTCTGTTAGTGAGGTTTGTGTTTGATGTTATacttttgtttgtatttttctaTGAATAGGAATTTGTTAAGCTCATGATCATGCTTGCTTAATGCTTATTTTATGCAGTGGTCAGAACACAGGAGGCTTGACTTAGCCGGATTTATGTCCTCTATGTTAAGGGCTCATTTAAATGCCTATGACCCAATTTTTTCAATGGCTCTGAGATATTTAATAAGGTTATCTATCAGCTTCTTCTCATAAAGTTTATAGTAATTGGTCAAACTAGGCTGTTTTTATTGCGATGCATTTTGCAGTTTATTGGAATTCTTTTGCCAAATTTGACATTTTATTGTACTTTTGTATTTCCTGTCTTTTTACAGCATACACAGGGTATATTGTTTACGTCAAGGTATTACATCACCCATCTCTGATCTGACTGAAAGATTGCTCCTTGAAGAGCGTGACCCTCCTGCAACACCACAAGACATTTTATATGAAGTACCACCTTTTGATGAGGTGAGATATCTATGCCGACAATTTTAGAAATCCTTGTGAAGTTGTTAGAGACTGGATCagttaaatgaaagaaaatggtATGTACGGTGTATATTATCACTCAAGTTATCATGATACGATATCAGTGCCATATGAGCACCAGTACATGGTTTTACTGGGGAAATGtcttaagttaaaaaatatggaaaagCTGTAGTCATTCAAAAGGCCTTGATCTTGTACTCTGAATCTCTTCCTCAGATTTTTTCTTACCctgctctctctctttttcttaccTTGTTCTGTCTTGTCTCCTCTCTTATTTCATTTCCTTTACCCAATTTTGCACTTGATCCACACTTCCGCCTGCCACATAATCAGGTATTATGAAACCAACAGCGTACTGATCCCACACCTTTCAGAAATGCTCTTGTGGGTCTTAATCCTCTGCTATTATTCCTTCTCCACTGTTGTATATCTTATGGAAGGATGTCTTATCAGAAGTCAAGTGCATGTTAATGGTGAATGTTATATTCTTTGAGAAGAAATTGATGAATCTGCCTtcacatatttgtataaatggCACATCTTCCCCCATTTTCTATTTGTATTTGTACATGCATCACTTTTCAGCTGAAGCTATATGTTTTAATCTGCAATCCAGGTTGACATACAGGCTCTTGCACATGCTGTAGAGCTTACAAGACAAGGGGCAATTGATAGCTTGAGATTCACTAAGGGTGATGTGTTCCTGGCATTTCAGGTTAcatataatttacaaaattcatCTGCTTTTGcttcaatttaaatattagCAATGAATTGCTCCTGTTACATATAAATTACTTTtaggattaattttttaaaatataatccgGTCTAGTGTAGattacctttttttatataataaaagactTTAAAATCTCAATTTCTAGCTTATTATCTCTTTTTTATGCTGGGCTTATATCTTTTAATTCTACTTTGAGTATTCCTTTCTTCAggttaatatattttcttgcaCTATTACCCATAAAAACAATCCACTATTGACTTACTAATACTATTACATAACATATGCAACTAACAGAGACATATTAAAGCACATATTCATGATGGATAACTAAACTCTTGGAGCTTTAGATGCATGAGTTCTGCTAAAATATGTTATaatagaataatattaaaatttataataagtattccatttttttataaaattctattattaaaattactatatattaaattatatgatgAATATTCtgctattaaatttattatatattaattaaatatttgtatttgaaattttataacagattttactgttttataatagattttatgataaaaaggTATCTAACagtcattgaaataaaaaaaaaaattatgacatctattaattatttttaatttgatactaTACAAACATTAATTGTTAAAAGTTAAACCACATAttctcaaaacaaaaaaaagtcaaaacacGGTGCAACTGAAAACGAAAGcagttaaagttaaaaaaaaaagttgtcatTTAGGATTAGGGTTGTGAATGGCCATCTCTCTTCTCTGACCCAAGATGCAAGCGCAGCCATGAATGGAAGTTAGAGGAGGCAATGAAGTTAGAGGGTTGTGAATTGTATCGTATCACAAACAGCCGATACTAACTACCGTGGGTCTAACTTCTGCTCCGCCGATGGCTGTGCACTTGCATCTAGCGGGTCAGAGAAAAGAAATGACCCGATTCACAACCCTAATGGACCTAACCCTGAACGACAGTGTattgtagttttttttctttcttacttcAGCAACTTTTGTGTTTTAGTTGCAAGACAGACCATGTTTTGACTACTTACTTTGGACCGTCAGTTTTAAACTTTAACTATTGACTTTGGACCGTCAGCAACTTTGGCCTAACCTTTAACaggtattaaataaaaaatattttaattaccaaaaaaattaaaaatatttaattgatatgATAATTGCTTTTATTTCAATTACTgtttaatatctttttattataaaatctatTATAAAACATAATGAAATCTATTATAGTTTttcaaatacaaatattttaaataaatttaatagcagaatatttattataaattgtaatatataataattttaataactgaatatttattataaattttaatattacatcATAACAAATTTTAGCTAAACTCATTCATATCATACTTTTagatattattttagttattgatTATGAATAATGCTTTAATATGTCTTTGTTAGTTTGCATATGCtatgttttattattgattGTGAATCTTACAATTCACAATGCAATTCAATTCGTGATTCGGAAAATGGGCCTTCCAATTCAAGATTTGTATCCCGATTCAACTTCcttgatttcattttctttcattattaaCTTTTGGtgactttcaaaaaataaaattattaacttttggATGCATTGAtgacctttaatttttttaaccaatgttACCTTCATAGCTTTATTGTTGTATTCTTTTTGTTGCAGAATGAGTTATGCCGGATGAGGTTGGATGCTCCCCTTCTCGATCAGCTTGTTAGAGAGTATTGTGTTTACAGAGGCATTGTTGACTCTGGTATAACATCTCTGCTGAATCCTTGCTCTTTGTGTGTGTGATATGTGTATACTTCCAtgctacttttatttttcatggcATTTTCTCACATCATTAATCTTCATTGGATTTTTAGTATcaccaaaaattttaaattcaaatttaaagttGATTGTTTTATCTATATGCATTGTAATCTAATAATATGGGTGTTGTGCAGTATAGAGTTCTATTCCAAGTTACAACATATCATTATACTATTTTGATTGTTTCTTGTCAATTTATGATGAACTTAGCATCTGGGAAGCAACCTATTCCAGAAACTGTGAAATTCAACCCACAAGACCCTGGGTATTGCTCATCAAGGGATTGTTCTCTTGAGCTAGACTGTAATGCCAGCAAGCATTCTGATGGTGAAACTTCTGTTACCAATGCTCAGATGGATGGTTCCCCTGAAAATAACACTGATGTGACAAGCATGAGacgaattgattttgaagtacGATATGCTTCTGAACTCGCAAGCATTCATGAAGACTGTAGTACCAGTGGATCACAGCAACATGAAGATGCAAGTGTTTTGCAGCGAAGCAGATTGCCTGGGAATGGAGAAAGGAGCAAGCGCAAGCGGTGGAGAGGACGATATGATGACAATAGTTACATGCCCAATGCTTCTTTGGAAGAGAACAGCAAGCAAGAGCATAGCATTAGTACTATTGTTTCAACTATATCAAAGGAGAAACAGGTATCTGTTTGACAATTTTGATGGTAATCTGTCAAGGAGATTAATTATTGACAGAATATTGTTTTGCAGGGCTCTGAAAAGCTTTCTGTACATGATATTAGTAATGTGGAAGATAGATATGAGATTCTGTTGGGAATGAAGGAATTAGCTAGCAAAGGAATGGCTGCTGAAGCGGTTGAGGAGGTCAATGCAATTGATCCTAATTTCTTTGCCCAGAACTCAGTTTTGCTCTTCCAACTCAAGCAGGCAAGTGGCTTCTATTTATTAAGTTTATAGGAGAGTGCCAGGGAATGTCATAGGGCTCTGCATAATTGTGTTGGGAATGTTATCTTTTAATGAGGATTCCTGGTCCTGTCTATAGGTTGAATTCCTCAAGTTGGTCAGCTCTGGCGATTATAATACTGCTTTAAAGGTTGCTTGCACCCATTTGGGTCCTTTAGCTGCTTGTGATCCTGCTTTATTAAAGCCGTTGAAGGAAACTCTTTTGGCTTTACTACGACCTAATGAAGATGCTCTTGGAAATGCATTACCTCTACATGCTCTAGCTGCTTCTCTCCAGGTGTTGTGCATTTTAGCCAATCTAATATATCATCAATTAATGCCATTTCTTCGTATTTTGTTGATAATGGGATTTTCTTGTTCATGTTGCTTGTCTTGAAATGGAATTTTCTTGTTCATGGTTCTTTATAGTGTGATATTTCATGTGTTAATGTGGTTTCATGTATTATTCTGCATCTGAAAGCTTTTCCATTGCTATCTACGGTGAAGGATTTTgttctattattttctaatttctttAATACCATATGAATGTTTTTACTTCGTTATCTTTTTTTGAATGTGAAATGCTGTTTTATACTGAATAGGTTGCAGTTGGTCGAAGGCTTGGTGTTGAAGAACCTCAGCTCATGAAAATAATGCGAGCCACTCTTTATACTCATAATGAGTGGTTTAAACTTCAAATGTGCAAAGATCGTTTTGAAGGTCTTTTGAGGCTTGATTCCTTGAAAGAAGCCAACACTCCCTTCCTTGCACCAGTCTCTACATCCAAGTCGTATGCTGATAGCTGCACAAATGGATCTTCTCAGGCTACAGTATCTTCAGGCACCAGGATGTCAGAAGATGGTAGCAGTCCAACTCAAGCATCTTCAAGGGATGTCATCTGTGACGAAGGTGCAATACTTAAAGTAATGGTAAGTTATGGATTCtttccattaattttttatgcaaaataaaaattaaaaattcagttATTGTGCCACGATGCTCTGACCTCTGAAGCTTTCCATGCGTTTTGATATCTCCCATTCGTTTCTTGTTCGGCTACTTGTAATgaaaaattttcattaaatatatttcaaaaattgtGGTTTCactgtcataattttttaatgtaaatttgcGTTTGTCATCAAAGCAATTCATCGGTGAATTTCTTTTGCAACTTCAAAGGCATTAATATTCAATATCTCTACCATTGTCTCAATGGGTGTCTGCactgattttttttcccttccttTTTCTTAGTATTCTGTCCGATTTTATTTCAGTTTGTTTGACCCCATTCATGGATATGCCatcaaatattatttcttttacaaGGTAGTAAAAACAAATGCATTCAGTTTGTTTGAATCTTTCAGTTTTTCTTGTAAGTTAACTTGGGTGTCTACCTGTACATTAACTctataataagtattttttctCTTATGGCTACTAAATAATATTGATGTCTTGAATATTGTTTGATGTTGTTTAGCTTTGAAACTCATTCTACACTCCTCCATACAACTCATTTGGCATAATAGGGTTTCTTCTAATGATTTGAGTTTTTGTGGAATGCAGGAGTTTTTGGCTTTGCCTAGGGCTGATGCCATACATCTGCTTGCACAATACAACGGAAATGCAGAGACAGTCATTCAGCAGATATTTCCCTAGGCGTTGTGCAGGAAAATCGGGTTTGTTATTTATAAGAAAggccaaattatttttttaaatattatttgattcaaatttgtgaattttttttataccccTTGTACATATAGCTGCAAAGAGGGAAGTCACTGCAACGTTTGGAATCCGGATTGACGGAAATACTCTGTACAGAATCTCTTGATTATTGCCTCTCAGTTTTAATATGAGATAAgttgtaattaataaaataattattggcgTAATTCAAGGGGATTCAGGAGAAGATATTGGTACTTGCGTATACTTTTTATTAGGGCTGctaaaaaaaccaaactgaATTAAGGAGATGAATTCtattaggattttaaaagatttttatatattaaaaaagtctTCTGGGATTTAATCAAAACTTTTAATTGATGaaaataattctttaattaaaattatcatgattttttaagaagtaaaataaattacgttgatatttaaaattatgcaAATGGTAATGAATGATTGTAAAATTcttaaagtataatttttttcttttttttctgagTTTAATAATTATGCATTACGCTTCATCTAATTACAAAAGACTGTcgatatatttttaaagtaattatcataaaaattagcATGTATATATAATGAGATGAGTTGTAATTTgatgatgatataaaatatttttagaatgaatttgtgcataatttttttctctttttaaaatgaatttgtgTCCAATTGAATTGAACTGCACTAAAAAGAATTGAActgttttgaattaaaaactGAACAGAGATTGTCTTtagtttagttttaaaaaattgaattgttcCTATATCGAAGTGTATAAACTAAATTGAAGTGTAACTTTGTGAgattgaaaaatatgtttcGAAATAAGATGTGTATTCAATTCAGATAGTTTGAAGCAATACGGTCTGAATTATGCAGTTCATTTTGGTTCGCTTGTTTTTACAGCAATACAACGGTAGTTTGgttcaatttatcaattttgttcatccctacttttattttttattttttatcgatCCCTACTTTTTAAATGAGTTGTTCTATTCACGTATTATTCGTGAAGGTGGTACTGTTTTGTGCTTTTGTTGTGTAATTAAAGAGTTAATAAAATGCTAGAGATTGACGGctgtttaatttctttctcattttcttttagttttaaaagcttttctgaagtagttttatattattttaacaatcaaatttttatataaaaatagttaagttttatataacttcaaaataagtattttaaaaaattaaaaatagaacaggcgagagataattttttttcattcttattgtGATTCTTGCTTAACGGTAAGTTTTGGTCAAACTAGAATATAAGTTACCAAAGTTCCTTACAAAACAGACTCGATGTTTTATGTGGTGAGGTTGATGAGCTTACAAAaccttttgaaaatttattttaaatgcttCCTTGCTTATCTTCTCATAGGTTCACTCCTTGTCATGTTTATATTCGTTAGGtcctaaatattttgatttgactgttttttagaataaattttgtcttaaaaaatacttattagtTAATGTGTATAGGATTTATACTCTGTTGGGTagaaaagaaggaaatgaaATGAGCGAAAGTAATAGGTTTTTtggtgagaaaagaaaaaaaaatagagtaaaaataaaagttgttcGGATGAAAAGAAACATAAGAGAGAAAAGTACAAATAAATTTGGTAGGGTGTTtggtttgaaagaaaaatatatgaaaataaatcagattattaataaaatgtagTTTTATCCATAcattcataatataaaattttgttttcttcttcatatCTCCACACATTGACTAACTGAAATGTATAATTGattatgttagaaaaaaaatattatgattgtataataaatttttacttttaactaAATTGATTGGTTTGGCACAAACCCCATAATCAATTTTGGCCTCCAAGATAGTTCATTTGATTTTATCACCGCAACATACAAAATTGATCACAGGTTGTGCAAAATTGATTTGCTCATCAGGTACACGACACACAAAAACTCAATGACAGGATTGAGGACAATTGATTTGTTAATATGAAACACAACCTATGGGCGAAGAAAATCAATTAAGAATTGACTACAAAATGGTGTAGTCAATTTTGTCATGACCACAAACCCAGAAATTAGATGGATTTGAGCTATAAATGATCGTGACGAGAGGATTACTTATGTCAACTATTAAACTCAACGAATATTTCTTACCAAATCTTTGCATGTGAAAGTGGATATTTTAGCGGTGAGAtccactattttaaaaaatatatatatttctttcctattttgtgCTATTAAGCAAGCATGATTTTCgtaattcttctttctttcttccttcccCTCCCCTCTTCATTCATGTTATTTCCAACATACCAAATAAAGTGTTCAGGAAGAGATTGAATTAACTTGAGTGGAAACATTTTAGTAGATACGTTAATGGTGATATACTTGTAAAAACATTCTAACATTCAAATTAGCACAACTCTAAACACGAGGcaaacattaataaatatgcATATCTATAACATAACACTAATACTATCATATTTGTAAGAATAAAGATGGGCTAGATATTTATGTGTATGGCTCATAGTGTGTAAGGAGAGAAATTACTCCCGCTATCTATAATAATTGTCatgtgagaaagaaaaataaattgtttcaaaataattatcattttaattttttaatgtatattttttttacttatattttttattaatttgctaACCCAAAGAGTTGGTGCAATGGTGTAAGGTCATATTACACATAAGTAAAAATGATCTATTTAACGGGAGAATATGTGTTTGATTCACATCATGTGTAAAATTTTCTTGGATAAGCGACAGTCATGTTTTGCAAACTGAATTAGTTTTTAACTTAGTGGGTTGGAAGATACTCATGACCTCTGACATAggttagaaaaatattaatgatatggtctactaaaacaaaaaaagaattaatgatTATAAGAGTTATGTTCGGTAAGATATTTCAGTTAACTTCTAGTTTTTACTAGCTGAAAAACTTATTTGGTTGTTCGATAAGTAAGTTTTTTTAGtaacttcttccattttttgaaAAGCtactttaaataacattttttaaaacattagtttCTAGCTTTCTATatctttttcacttttatcctcaatatatttatttatttttcttattacattttaaaaataaatcatgattttattatttttctatcgttttatattttttagtcatttcaacaattaattttatcgaatatttataatttaataagctaaCTTTTCAACTTTCAGATaacatttcaattaattttgtcaaacataGTCAAAGTTGATTTCATAAAAATGTTATTCATtttcatcatatattttttttttaaaacaacatatttcaaaattataatatgataTATGTTATTTTTGGATAAGTGTGAGGTGatttaaatgataagaatagTTAGTTATGAATTTGATCAAAAAGCGAACCCTGAATCAGGTTAGGTCTTAAACCTGatccaaaatatatattttgaaggaTTTAATTATGctaataaaatatgtaattttatcttattattacttttaaataaataaatgataactAATAGGATttagtttaattagttaaacaatatacatgaattattataaatttcataatatctGAATTATATTTCTATTGATAAAAAAGTATGTAATTAGATTaaagaaatgata
This region of Glycine soja cultivar W05 chromosome 17, ASM419377v2, whole genome shotgun sequence genomic DNA includes:
- the LOC114393973 gene encoding uncharacterized protein LOC114393973, yielding MESTPVNWEALDALLIDFAKSENLIEDSSAPSSSPSPSPSPSSSSYHSRLVIRQIRRAVETGAIDAAVALLRLHAPSILTDHKILFRLHKQKFIELLRKGTAEDRDSAIECLRTALAPCALDAYPEAYEEFKHVLLAFIYDKDDKNSPVANEWSEHRRLDLAGFMSSMLRAHLNAYDPIFSMALRYLISIHRVYCLRQGITSPISDLTERLLLEERDPPATPQDILYEVPPFDEVDIQALAHAVELTRQGAIDSLRFTKGDVFLAFQNELCRMRLDAPLLDQLVREYCVYRGIVDSASGKQPIPETVKFNPQDPGYCSSRDCSLELDCNASKHSDGETSVTNAQMDGSPENNTDVTSMRRIDFEVRYASELASIHEDCSTSGSQQHEDASVLQRSRLPGNGERSKRKRWRGRYDDNSYMPNASLEENSKQEHSISTIVSTISKEKQGSEKLSVHDISNVEDRYEILLGMKELASKGMAAEAVEEVNAIDPNFFAQNSVLLFQLKQVEFLKLVSSGDYNTALKVACTHLGPLAACDPALLKPLKETLLALLRPNEDALGNALPLHALAASLQVAVGRRLGVEEPQLMKIMRATLYTHNEWFKLQMCKDRFEGLLRLDSLKEANTPFLAPVSTSKSYADSCTNGSSQATVSSGTRMSEDGSSPTQASSRDVICDEGAILKVMEFLALPRADAIHLLAQYNGNAETVIQQIFP